The window GTTCAGAAAAGATAAACCCATCCTGCCATATTTGCTCTTGGCAGTTAAATGCGCAACAATGTTTGGTGGAGTAAACACTATTTCATTAGAAACGAGATTTTTATGTTCGAGGTACTGTAGCGTAGTCTCCTCTTTAACAGTTAGAACATAGCCGTCACCATCGAGGAGATTTAAGTCGAAGGGATAAATGCACTTATATTTCTCTATCAGTTTAAGCAGTTCATCTCTACCAAGTATACACATCCCAACTCACTATAAGATAAATTTCAAAGCGAACTTAAAATCTTACTCGATACGCATATATATATCTAGAAAATATAGCGACTACATCAAAGTTTAAATTCCGCAACTCATAAGAATAAGATGGGCCGCTGGGACGCCAAGATGGGCCCGTGAAATTGGGCCCAAACGACCCAATTCGGGAAGCGTAGCACGGATAACGCGTCGGCCTTCTAAGCCGATGGAACATTAAAAGACGCTGAGGAAAGCCGGAGATCCCGGGTTCAAATCCCGGCGGGCCCGCCACTTCTAGGGTTTAATCCTCAGTTCAGCATCTCTGCTTCTTAGAGCTAGCATGCGACGCCCAGTATAGTCGTGTCATCGAGGCTATCACGCGTCTGGCTTATGATGATTGCTATAACAGTCTATAATTTGAAAATTAGCTTCGAGAATAGCCTCTGAGATGTCGCTATATTATGGCGTAGATTTCTCCATTCTCCTCTATCTTTAACTCTATTTTCTTAAGCGGTTCTCGGGGCATTCCCATGAAGGGCCTGCCGGTTTTTGGGTCGTACATGCCGTCATGCATAGTGCACCAGATTTTCCCTGTGTAACGATTCCATTCAACCTCTGCCTGCATATGCGTGCATAAGCCGTCATATGCCACGAAACCGTCTTCTAAATGTATTAGTATTCCAGGCCTCTCAGTCCCCTCTTTATCTCCAACCGGATAGAGAAACTTTCTAGCTTCACCAACAGGAATCTTCTTAGCGTTCCCTATATAGATCATCTTTCTACTCTTCTCCACCTTCGATTCCTCCCTCAGATTTACTTATCTAGCAATATTATTGAGAAGCACAATATATTATTATCCTACGCCCGCTAACTCCCACCTGTATAATTCAGCGCAGTGTATACGAGAAAACTGCTAAGTTTAGATCAGAGTATATGGGCTTGATCGACTCCTAACTTAGATGAGCCTTAACTTTCTCAGGAGTATTTTGGTTCCCTCTATGCTAATTAGCGTTATTAGCGACAGAATTGCCGCCAGCCATAAGGCGTAGAGGTCTAGCTCGACAACCTCAAGCGCATGTCGGGTTACCGGAAAACTCAGCAGAACCATTAAGAGGAGAACCTCCCAGAGAACCGCTAATAGCAGGAACTTATGTGGTTTAGCCTCAGCAATAGTATATCTCAGCGACCTACAGGTTATTGCCAAAACCAGCTCAAAGAAGACAAAGACTATGAAGACCCTTGTGCGCGCCAAATCTATGCCGAGCGGCATAGATGATAGGAAAACCCAGAATGTGAATGGTGACCCTACCATCAGCGTGCGCAAAATAAGGGACTT of the Candidatus Bathyarchaeia archaeon genome contains:
- a CDS encoding Rieske 2Fe-2S domain-containing protein, which produces MEKSRKMIYIGNAKKIPVGEARKFLYPVGDKEGTERPGILIHLEDGFVAYDGLCTHMQAEVEWNRYTGKIWCTMHDGMYDPKTGRPFMGMPREPLKKIELKIEENGEIYAII